From Colius striatus isolate bColStr4 chromosome 10, bColStr4.1.hap1, whole genome shotgun sequence:
TTTCCTTAAAAGGTACGTAATACATAAAATCCTCAAAGTGTCACTGCCTAAAAATGAAACATGGAGGAACCCAAACACCCTTGAACTGGCAATGAACATGCAGGGAAAAGCTGACACCCAATACAAAGGAAATAATTGAGAGTTTATTCCAGATGGTTCTCCTCATGTTGTATACAAGTAATCAGAATAATCTATCAAATAGACTTGGACTCCgatgataccttttttttctataatgcATTTTGGTTTTTGCTTCTAACgacctgtttaaaaaaaaaaaaaagtctgccaCATGAGATGTACAGCACAAACTGCAATCCTTACAAGTTGTAGAAAATATGACTTAAAAAAAGGACGCTATTGGGTAATTCTTATTGTAATTGTTTACACTTATAAAAATGCTTTGGAAGCTTGAAACTGAAACCCTTtgtaataattttgttcttCCTACCTCCCTCTTCTGATCTTAAATGCCTTTCTTAGCCCAGGATTATAATAAATGAGAGTGCAGCTGCTAGTTAAAAAACATTTAGAAGACCACAAATGGGTAAACTGTGTGGTtttagcaaaaaaaccaaaagagctTCCATGGGTTTCTTTCCAACCACTATAATGCATAGATGGCTCCGGTGCTCACCTGCCAACCTTTGCGGTGTAGCCTTGCTTGAGGTAGCCTTCCAAAAGAATTACTAACACACCCCAACATAAGCTAAAGCTTTGCATCAAAACCATCTCCTCGCATGCCCACTCTCCATTTAACACCAGTGATGATCGACAacataatacattttttaaaaagcttttgaagAAACAGCAGGTACAGCGGACAAAGTTCTAAATCTGCACCCCTCAGTGTCCATTGTATGCACATAAATATCTCAGCTATAATACACGTCCAAGATCCGCCCCTAAAAGCCATACTACCATGTAAAGCACAGCCATGCTAACTTCAGGGTACAAACCATAATTCCACATCTACAAAACAAAAGTAGAATTAGTGGCAGTTTATTGCCTCATACAAATTGAACCAACGTTGGCAGCCATGCcaaaagaattaaaacattttcaggacATTATGTACAGACTGTACATTTCAGAAACATCTGAACAATAAAAATGCAAGAACAATCTCTGCATTACGAATTAAACTAAACAAATGGTTTGAAACCGTCAATGCATTGGATGGGTTTACAAAGGCACTTCCCTACCCAGAATAGGAAATGACAATCTGCAGCCTAGAGGGAGGTTGGAGAAGAGTGCTCATCAACTACTGCACAATCTcaactttaagaaaaaataagcaGGATTTAATCAAACATTTATAGGATTCAATGTGATCCACTTCTGAAAGAGTTCAGACAGtctcatctttgtttttctcttgcttctctTGGCTCTCTCGTTCTGTGCTTTGGCTCCTGCGACGTTCCTGTCTGTCGGGCTGCTCCTTGCTGTCGCTGTGATCGTGTTTGTGCGAACGCTCTTTGCTCCTGCTCCGCTTCCTCGGCTTCTCTTTGCTGGGACTCTGATCTCGTTTCCTGGACTTCTCAACACTATctgttcttcctctgcttccacTCCTACTTCGTTTATTTGACTTCtctttactttcatttttatgtttgCTTGACTTCTCTTTGCTCCTGCTTCTGCTGCGCTTACCTGTGTTCTTACTTCGGCTCCTACTCCTATGCTTCCTTTCCCGGCTTCGACTTCTActatgttttctctcttttttggaATCCCTCTTGTCATCCCGATGTTTCTTGTCATCCTTGTCATCCTTGTGTCTCCTCTCCTCTACATCACtcttacttttcctttcttttgacCTTTCTCTGGATCGATCCTTTTCCCGCTCACTACCTCTTTCCTTATCAtaatctctctcctttttcctgcttcgttcattttctttctctcgcTCCCTATCCCTGTCTCTCCTGTCTCCTTTCCTGTCACGACTCCTACTGCGGCTTCTGTATCTGTCCCTGCTTCTGCTTCGCCTCCGTTCCAGCGTGCGATCGGTACTTCGAGATCTCcgcctttctttttctctctccttagCTTCACGTTCTAATCTCTGCcgttctctttccctttctagcTCTCTGTCAAAACTAGATGATCCATGGCCTTCCCGATGATGACTTCTGCTTCTGGATCTTCTGGGAGACCTCCTGGGACTGATGGATCGTCTTGGCGACCTTTGAAAGTAAAAGATACTTAATATGAAACAAGGTTTTAAAGTTAAGGGACCCTCTTTAGTGCCCAATTTACACTTTACCTAAAGAGTCTATACATTTCATCTTAAATACATAGCATTATCTGATTGCTTTCATCCATTAGCAGCCATAAACTGTTTTGCCTGTTGCCTTAAAACCTGTTTCAGTGAAAAGACAACACGTTTCTGCTAGTAAGTAGCTGAATATTGAACTTTGAAAGATTCGTTTTCACAACAACATGTGTATGACCTTGAACGTCTACGTTCCACATGCCGGTCTATTTCTTCCATTCCTTCCTTGCCATCTTTCTTGATTTTTCTAGGTCTGCTTTTAATTTGCTGGTCAATGGTTTTCTGGACTGGCACAGGAATTCTTGGAAACAATGTGGAAAACCATTCAAGCTTAGTGAGGAAGGAACGAAGCATCTCCCCGATGGTCATAACGCAACCCCCACCTGCCTTCACATCCAGGTCCTACAAAATACAAGCAAAAAATATCCTGATGGTCAAAACCGTTCttcattgatttaaaaaaaaaaatgctgctacATTACTGCCCTCTTGAAGTCTCATGATTATGAAAGTTTACTTGTCTCATTCTAATACATTTCCTTAGAAAAATTCAACTCTGCACCTTTGGATTCGGCAGTAGGTTACAGATAGGGAACGGGACTTAATATACACGCATGCAGGCAGAGACTAATCCTGCAGCCATCTGGATGGAAAGGGACTGCCGATGCAGAGATTAATGTGCAATCCCCTTACACAGTCTGCTGCTACGCTACGAgattctattttatttaaatgccaCAAAGTTGAGAAGTCCTCTCAAACCACATTTAATACTCTGTTTTGTGGATGTACAACTGCGTACCATCATACCCAACCCTGTGGCCTAAATCATTTAAGGACTACATCACTGCCTATCTAAAAATGATCACAGAAAAACCTCTAGTACAAGATGGCATCCTAACAGAGTTGGAAGCAATAGCAAACCAACTGCCATGAAGCAGTGAGGTTTCTGATttagaaatatgtaaaaaaataaataaatgaacaaataatTGGAAACGCATAATCCATGATGACCATTGTCTCTGAAAAGGGTCATTACCGCATGAAGGCCTTCTTGCTATGCCCTCTCACAGCTCAGGACATGTTAGTCAGCTATTGTCAGTCCCAAACCTATAGTGCAAGCACACAAGGAAAGTGAGATTTGTTATCtaaacaggaagagaaaatctAAATGTAAAACTGCTTGCACTCACACACATTTAAGTGTTCAGATATACAGTTTTTCCAAATATAATCGCTGCAGAgatctaaagaagaaaaaaaggagttaaaCGTAGCACCTGGAGAGTACGTACAgtcaaacaaaataaacataagaagcatttggaaaaataacTCTGCATCCTGGGAAGTGTTTTCACAGCAGCATGACAAAAGATGAACTGCTTCCACATAGTTAAgaactggaggggaaaaaaaagtcctgtaGGTTTAAATAATCCCATACATATATAATCTGGCTTCATCCTACTGAGCTCAACCAGGACTGCTACAACATAGAAACAAGCAGCCCCAAGCACTTTTTCCTGTGTAAAACAAAGCTACTGAAAGCAGCTGGGAAAGGAACTCTTAATTCCAAAACTACACTGGCAGATTTTAAACAATAAATGAATGTATGCTGCTAACTCATATCTGCAAGAACTGAAAAGTATAAACAAGAAAAGGTGCTTTGAATAATTAACCATTTAAGGCCTGCACAAGGAATCGCACTTAGGATCAGCTTTATTGCCCTGGGAATCAAGTTGTTTGTGGGATcctgaaaatgaagccacccCAGACCTCTTCCTCAGTGACAAGACAACTTGGCAGAAGAGGGTTCGTGTCTACCAGCACCACTAGGGGAGAAGGAGGACATCACAGTGATGCAGTCAAGatttaaatgttttgatttttgctACAAAGATACAATAATACAGGTTTACCTGAAGTAACAGCTGTTTCCTTTGCACAGTGTTTTTGGCACTTAGCATGAAATAAGCTGTTCAAAATAAATACACTGCATTGCAGTCAGACACAGGTATAATTAACACTACTTTAAATACAAGCATTCAGACATCATTTGCAACTACAACATTTGAAATATATTGAAGTAGATGCCTACTGTCAGACTGAAGAGGTCAAATGATCCTTCCTGTTCCATTATCAAATCTAGGCTGTCACTAAAAACCTCCTCAATAAATACAATTTGCAATAGCATATGCAGTTTCAGACTGAGAAACCTCACCTACCAACTCCTTATCCGCTTCTCCAGACAGTAAATCAGGACAACGGTACCCAAAGTACTCTGACTGCACACTAACGCACTCTCTTTACTGAGCTACTTCAGAGAGCCGCTCactagttggttttttttttttgccccattAGCAAAGATATTAAGGTTACTAGAAAGAATGCCACCTTAAGGCTGTCATCAGGCTGTGTGCTTCTACTCTCAGGAAATCCCGGACTTAGTTATTTCAGGACATAAATAACAACTACAGATTTTTGGTAATATTTTCAAACGTGACAGCTGGTTTCTACTAGGTATTTCCAATTCTTCTACAAAAGCACCAATTCCCTCTGCCCTaataaaaagaagcagaataCAAATTTAACAGTCTTGGGACTTCCTGTAACTAGCTTCATCATTCTTTTTCTAGAAACCTCACCGAAGCCACGCTCACATGGCTTGTCGTGTGCATTCTCATTCAATAAACCTGTTTCACATAGCTTTGCAATACTTGACCCAGTAACACCCTCACCAATGGAAAatgctgttaatttttttaaatctaaggGAAATAACCCAGACCTCAGCTCAGACCTGCTTCCTTGTctaattaaattaaaagaacATAACATTGCATTATTAACTACAGAAAATCCTATCAAACAGTGTTTAAACCTAAAGCagtaacaggaaaagaaacaaaagaaaacaaattattacCCTCGCCGACATACCTCTTCATCATCAAGGAAAGATTCAAACCAGTCCCATAGATCTGTAGGTGGCTGTGTGTACcttcaaatacaaaaataatgtaACATTTTAATACAGCTTTCCTTACGTTGAATTAGTCACTGGTTGATTATATTGATGCTTACCTAATATACATAAATCCAAGAGCCCTAATATATGGAGAATCTGTATGAGTTATAAGGCCCATCACTTGCTTACGAGTGAGCTTCAGTGTAAATAATTTGTAGAGCAGACAAAAGGCAGTAGACACAATCCCTCCAGTTCCAACACCACGCAccttcaaaagaagaaaagttaagTGTCCACGGAATAAGTCCCAATATTACCCCAAATCTGACAAAGAATATGGGAACTAAGAGAGGATAAAATCTAGATCTACAAACAAGAGTACGTGGGAAAAGTAACACTACCTGCACCCACAGCTCTGGAAGCAAAGGGAATGTATCAACTCCTTGTAATAAGTACTTTTACATCTAGGGATGGAGCCAACATACAAGCAAGTTTTAGCTATGCTTGGGAAATTAATTTACGAGACAGAAAAATTTAAGAAGGCACGTACTTCTACTTACCCCTCCACACATCCCTGTCTGGcctgctgtttttctgctcCCCTTTTCCCATGGTTCAACGTGTGTAACCTGAagtgaggggaagaaagaaaatgacagtTACAAACTCCGTAACATTTCGCTGCCTGTGGAATCCTAATTTAAACAATGGATATCCTAAATCAGTCTTAAGTAGCTTGTATTCTAACAAATTCAAGATCACGTTTGCTTTGTCATTAAAGCGGAGCATTTGGCTTTTGTAATTACCACTTTAAGAAACCACAGCCAAAATCATGAACAAATCTTTAAAAGTAACCCCAGACCAGCACCAAAGCAAGCATCCGTGCTTATTCTATGCTCATATGCTTTCAAATACTTTATGACTAACCCCCATCATTACTATTTTCTGTGGTGACTAAACAACTACCTTTATTTTAACTGCTGCTTAACAAGTTTAATGATACCTGCTGAAGACAGCTATAGAAGTTAAAATCTACAGTCTCGTATTCATAAATCTCATTTATGCAGTGATCTTAGCTACAGATTTCTTTAGAGCATAGTCTGCAATTAAGACAAAGGATGTCCTATCCTTTGTATTAACTTTAGTGTTGTATTTTAATCTAAAAAGCCAGTGTTTTCCCTTGTAGACTGCAGTGTTTTTACATAAAATGGTTCCTAAGTATGAGTAAAACTTGTCCACAGTTCAAACCGTTTGAGATGTATTTAGTCATGAGTGCAAGAACATAGTTAACGAATACCTGCAAGAGCCATAAACAAGTTAAGAACCATAAAAACAGCCTAAGCTACATTTAAAGTTGtgaatttcagagaaataaCATCTAGGTCCGTGAATATTTCCAATACATATGGACTTAAAAAAAGTAAGTAGAATGAAGACAAAGAAGAGACAATGGAGTTACACTGGACTGAGGATAAGAGTCTGCAGCCAAGTTATGCTGTAGTTCACAAATTAAGATTCTTTAATAATACATGAAACGAGACTAATTCTGTACACAATCACACAACAACAGACAAACTAACAGCTAACACTAACAGCTGACGTTACTCGACTGCTGTGGTCTGGGGGTTAGGTTTTTACCGTTGCTGTCCTATCCAAATAAGAAACAAGAGAGATGCCAATGCCATAGAATACCAAGTCTATTGTGACTTCCTGTGTTATTAGCATCAGAGGAAAAGTTCATTAACACTACAAACTACATGAACACTCCACACCCTTCTGATTATTTACAGCTTTGCCTCTTACAGGAAACTTTAACTATTTCATAGTCAAATAATTGATTATGACACTATCACTACAACAGTCTTCAACTTTTGAAGCGAGTTAAGTCTACTGGCCACAATCAATCTAAACATGCTGGTTTTTAACAGGTATCAACTAAAAATACCAAAGCCCCGAAAACAGTACTcattttagagagaaaaaaaaagaaaagagcatttAAAGCTTTGATCCTACAAGAGGACAAGCACAGGATGCTAAAATCAGGGATAAAGAAAGAGGAAGTCATCTACTttgcagaaacagaacagaaaatggaGACCAGATTTACAAGTGAATTAATTCAAATATTTAGACAGAATCCGTATCTTCAAAGACAGTCCCTACCACTAGCTGCCTGTGGGATTTAAGGTCATCTTTCCTGCTACTTCAGCACCTAATGTTGTTATAAATTTTTCAAATGAGGCCCTACATTTGGTTCCCAAAGAAAGACAaatccacattaaaaaaaagccatctaTGGTGGATAttacattcattaaaaaaaaccccaaaacagtaATCTGTCAGGAATCTTACCATTCAAATCTGCTGAACACCAATGAAGTACCTGAACCAtcagattattttctctctcacatCTACTACTCCTAAGTATTTAAGTGGCTGAGTTTATACTTTATTTAGGACACAGTTTTAAGTCTGAGTAACTGTCAAATTCAGTAAACAAACTTTATTTAAACTGGATTAATGAGCAGATAGTTAATGGTATGTCCAAATTCTCCCTCACTCGAAGATTAAGCCACTTGTGGAACAAAACACTAAGGCAAACAAAATATCCAACCTACTGCAGCTGAGCTCCACCAACACTAAGATGATGAATCATATTAAATGCTTTTACTACATCTGACAGGCCCATGTAAAAAACAGCAAGCTCTCAAATCTTCCAAaaattttttttacatatttttctcaaaatacTTCTGTGGAGTTAttttttgcaattaaaatgcCCCAATTAACTTGAAATGAGACAAAAAGGCTACACTCAAGCGTTACTTAATTTCCACCATATTGAAACCCATCAACTGACACAGTGCGTTATCAAACAGAGGCAACTCACCCGAGAAAATATCTCAATAACCACCAAAGTACAGCTGGCTGGTGACAGCAGTCTGAATTACCTAAGTTTTGCTCTCATTATCAGAACAAAGAATGTGGCTGTGTCGATGAGCATTAATTATGCATACCTCTACCTGGGAGACTGGCTTGATGGAAGCCTCGCTGCAAAACTGATTCAATCCTGCTAACAAAACAAGAACTGAGACATGGGTGCACTGAAACAGTTATCTACAGCACATGCTACCTGAGCTGGTTTTTGATGGAATGTGGAAGGGAGAGTGCTAACTGAAAAAAGAGGCCACATGCAAACTCTTTCTCAAACCTACAGTCACCACTATACCTTTTGCGCAGCTAGATGGTGTGCTGGCAGCTCCCAGACTGCAGGCAGTGCTCGCGGCTGAAGTAGTGTGCAGATCGGGTCTCCCCCCTGCTCTCTCCGGCTGAGCGCACAGTCCTTAGACGGCCATTTCATCCCCGCTACCCTGGCTCACCCTGCCCATTTCACAACTTACAACTCTGCACGTCCAACTCAGACGCGAAACAcgtttgttttttaa
This genomic window contains:
- the PRPF38B gene encoding pre-mRNA-splicing factor 38B isoform X2, which codes for MKWPSKDCALSRREQGGDPICTLLQPRALPAVWELPAHHLAAQKVTHVEPWEKGSRKTAGQTGMCGGVRGVGTGGIVSTAFCLLYKLFTLKLTRKQVMGLITHTDSPYIRALGFMYIRYTQPPTDLWDWFESFLDDEEDLDVKAGGGCVMTIGEMLRSFLTKLEWFSTLFPRIPVPVQKTIDQQIKSRPRKIKKDGKEGMEEIDRHVERRRSRSPRRSISPRRSPRRSRSRSHHREGHGSSSFDRELERERERQRLEREAKEREKERRRSRSTDRTLERRRSRSRDRYRSRSRSRDRKGDRRDRDREREKENERSRKKERDYDKERGSEREKDRSRERSKERKSKSDVEERRHKDDKDDKKHRDDKRDSKKERKHSRSRSRERKHRSRSRSKNTGKRSRSRSKEKSSKHKNESKEKSNKRSRSGSRGRTDSVEKSRKRDQSPSKEKPRKRSRSKERSHKHDHSDSKEQPDRQERRRSQSTERESQEKQEKNKDETV
- the PRPF38B gene encoding pre-mRNA-splicing factor 38B isoform X1, with amino-acid sequence MANNSPAVGAGNCQGQQAAQHQPGAVPPAQQQLQSGAPKPAASGKQGNVLPLWGNEKTMNLNPMILTNILSSPYFKVQLYELKTYHEVVDEIYFKVTHVEPWEKGSRKTAGQTGMCGGVRGVGTGGIVSTAFCLLYKLFTLKLTRKQVMGLITHTDSPYIRALGFMYIRYTQPPTDLWDWFESFLDDEEDLDVKAGGGCVMTIGEMLRSFLTKLEWFSTLFPRIPVPVQKTIDQQIKSRPRKIKKDGKEGMEEIDRHVERRRSRSPRRSISPRRSPRRSRSRSHHREGHGSSSFDRELERERERQRLEREAKEREKERRRSRSTDRTLERRRSRSRDRYRSRSRSRDRKGDRRDRDREREKENERSRKKERDYDKERGSEREKDRSRERSKERKSKSDVEERRHKDDKDDKKHRDDKRDSKKERKHSRSRSRERKHRSRSRSKNTGKRSRSRSKEKSSKHKNESKEKSNKRSRSGSRGRTDSVEKSRKRDQSPSKEKPRKRSRSKERSHKHDHSDSKEQPDRQERRRSQSTERESQEKQEKNKDETV